The following are encoded together in the Chlorocebus sabaeus isolate Y175 chromosome 20, mChlSab1.0.hap1, whole genome shotgun sequence genome:
- the DPH5 gene encoding diphthine methyl ester synthase: MLYLIGLGLGDAKDITVKGLEAVRRCSRVYLEAYTSVLTVGKEALEEFYGRKLILADREEVEQEADNILKDADISDVAFLVVGDPFGATTHSDLVLRATKLGIPYRVIHNASIMNAVGCCGLQLYKFGETVSIVFWTDTWRPESFFDKVKKNRQNGMHTLCLLDIKVKEQSLENLIKGRKIYEPPRYMSVNQAAQQLLEIIQNQRIRGEEPAITEETLCVGLARVGADDQKIAAGTLQQMCTVDLGEPLHSLIITGGSIHPMEMEMLNLFSIPENSSESQSMDGL; the protein is encoded by the exons ATGCTTTATCTCATCGGCTTGGGCCTGGGAGATGCCAAGGACATCACAGTCAAGGGCCTGGAAGCTGTTAGACGCTGCAGTCGAGTGTATCTAGAAGCCTACACCTCAGTCCTGACTGTAGGGAAGGAAGCTTTG GAAGAGTTTTACGGAAGAAAATTGATTCTTGCTGATAGAGAAGAAGTGGAACAAGAAGcagataatattttaaaggatGCTGATATCAGTGATGTTGCGTTCCTTGTGGTTGGCGATCCGTTTGG GGCTACAACACACAGTGATCTTGTTCTAAGAGCAACAAAGCTGGGAATTCCTTATAGAGTTATTCACAATGCCTCCATAATGAATGCTGTAGGCTGCTGTGGTTTACAG ttatataAGTTTGGAGAGACAGTTTCTATTGTTTTTTGGACAGACACTTGGagaccagaaagcttctttgacaAAGTGAAGAAGAACAGACAAAATGGCATGCACACATTATGTTTACTAG ACATCAAAGTAAAGGAGCAGTCTTTGGAAAATCTAATCAA GGGAAGGAAGATCTATGAACCTCCACGGTATATGAGTGTAAACCAAGCAGCCCAGCAGCTTCTGGAGATTATTCAAAATCAAAGAATACGAGGAGAAGAACCAG caatcACCGAGGAGACACTTTGTGTTGGCTTAGCCAGGGTTGGAGCAGACGACCAGAAAATTGCAGCAGGCACTTTACAGCAAATGTGTACGGTGGACTTGGGAGAACCATTGCATTCCTTGATCATCACAGGAGGCAGCATACATCCAATGGAGATGGAGATGCTAAATCTCTTTTCCATACCAGAAAATAGCTCAGAATCTCAAAGCATGGATGGACTTTGA